From Salarias fasciatus chromosome 8, fSalaFa1.1, whole genome shotgun sequence:
tgttcaaatcatGCAATTTTTATTATATTGATCCTTTTActaaaaactattttaaatctaaaaagaaaaatgaaatatttgtgtTAAATTCGCATTCtgaaaaaattgaaataattaCAAATACAGAGTTCACCACTTTTTACAAATTCACTAATTTACTTAATTTAGTATTTTCAAGTTCAAAAAGTTTGTAAAAGTGTAGTTTCTATGAAATCTTTTACAGCATTTGGTCATTGTTAGGATTCAAAACCAgtttaaaactgaattaaatttaaagtttggTCCTAAATATCCTTGATGAATTTCTCCAGGTTTAAAAATGAATCTGTTGTCTTGGTTAAACTGAACTTCCCTACAGGCATCATTATTTCTGAGTGAAGTATTCAAGTGTTTAAGtattaaggatttttttttacattgagtGCACATGTTTTCTAAAATTAGAAAATGCCTCAAACTCAGATCAATTAACTTTGGATTTTAAACTAAAGTCAATGAGTGTGCTTCATGTCCCTGAGGATGCTTGTCGCCGTCTTTAGAGCCACCATCGTGTCTCTGGAGAACTTCGAGCAGCGTCTGAACCAGGCCATCGAGAGGAACGCCTTCCTGGAGAGCGAGCTGGACGAGAAGGAGTCTCTGCTGGTGTCCGTGCAGCGACTGAAGGACGAGGCCAGAGGTGAGGGGCGCCGGAACGCCGCTGGCGGCTGGAGGGCGGGGGTCCAGTACGGGGGTCCAGAGGGGCCAACGACAACGCAACCACGAAGACTcacaatgcaacagcaaaaAGTCAACGCAACCATGAAAAGACTCAATGCAACAACAATGGAAGCAGACAGCAGGCTTTGTTTCTGGGGACTGTATTTTCTGACGGACTGTTTTGATTGAGGAAGAATGAATCAATGAATCAAAACAGTCCGTCAGAAAATATGGTCGACTCCTTGTTGTGTTGTTACTTGTTGTGTTGTGGCGTTGTTGTTGCATTGTGACATTTCCTGGTGTGTGGGGACTTCTTGTTACGTTGCGGCGTTGCTGTTGCGTTATTGTTGCGTTGTGgcgttgttgtgttgtagacCAGTGTTGTTGCGTTGTGACGTTGTTGTTGCGTTGTGACGCTGTCGTGGCGTTGTAACAttccctggtgtgtgtgttgccgttGGCCCCTGGGGGCCGCCGGACTGACCCTTCCTCTCGACGCCCCCTGGTGTTTCCCCGCAGACCTGCGGCAGGAGCTGGCCGTCCGGGAGCGACAGGCggacgtcagccgcatgtcggCGCCCAGCTCGCCCACGCAGGACGGCGTGAAGACGGACTCGGCGGTGCAGGCGTCGCTGTCGCTGCCCGCCACGCCGCTCAGCAAGGGCCTGGACAACGCCTTCGCCAACCCCACAGGTAGGAGGAGACGGGACCTGCTGAGGGCGGTTCCACCTGGAAGCACATCAGACCGCGGACTgcgctggacctggacctggacctggacctggacctggacctgaaggCTCTTTCTCTTTGCcgtttcttctcttctctccagtcCTTTCTAACGGCTACGGCAGTAACTCCCCCCTCACTCCCTCGGCCAGGATCTCGGCCCTCAACATCGTCAGTGACCTGCTGAGGAAGGTCGGGGTgagtctctgcttcctgtttcagggtTCCGGTCTAAAGTTTCTGCCCCAGATCTCGTCTCATCCGCAGCCTGATGGGGCGGCCATGTTGGAAAACGCTCTGGCGCCGAGTGACTAAAGCCTGACCGCCCTTGTTGCAGGAAGTCcctgtgtttttcctcatcctcatcctcctcttcctcacctgtCATCTCCCCTCAGGCTCTGGAGTCGAAGCTCGCCGCCTGCAGGAACTTCGCCAAAGACCAGAAAGCGAGGAAGGCGTTCGCTCTGGACAACAGCAACGCGCTGAACGCCAACACCAGCAGCTACCGGCCGGCGCTGCACAACGCCTACTTCGACACAGCGTGAGTCAAACTATGACCGTTTCACCGTTTCTTCCCACTATCAGTCACACTTTACTGTTGTTTGGTGACTTTAGTGAAAAAATGATCTTTATCATAGAGTGAACCTCTGCTGGCCTCTCtttaagttaaaaaataaattaattaattcatgatAAAAACTTACCGGTTAAGATAAAAACCTTCAAGCTGTGAAGTCAGTGTTTCAAAGATCAGTGTAGCTTCAGCATTTTCTGACAGTCAGGTCTAATCCAGAAGATCCGGTCCTGTCCGGTCGATTCTGTGTTGTGCACGTGAATGTTCAGTGTCTGAGGCGTGTGCAcgttttttcccagcaggactGAGGCGGTCGGATTCCCGGCACTGATTCTGGGTCATTCCAGCTCTTTGGTCTGATTCCAGCATGTTAACACGATCAGATTCCAgttttcctacaaaaaaaacctttaaagtaGGAGAGATGACAAACTGCAGGGTGGTGGTCTTCGTGGTCTTCGTGGTCTTCGTGGTCTTCATGGCCTTCGTGGCCTTCGTGGCCTTTATGGCGTTCGTGGTGTCGTGTCCTTCGTGGTCTTCGTTGTCTGGACTTTCTTGCTAACGCTAAGCTAATCATGAGTAACTGCTTTCGATCCGTTGATTGATCACTGTTGAGTTAAAATAAATGGACAATatgttgaaatgaaaagagcGAAACAGGAAGACGTCGCTGAAACGATCTCTGATCTGGTTTGGAGGAGGTCTGAGGCGGAAGACACACCCGAGGCTTCGTCCGTCTGATTTCAGGGGTCAGAGAAGAAAACAGTCGAACTGAATCTGTTTACAACGTTAAAATCACAGTCAGTTAATCATGTATTGATCAGGAAATTCTGTTTTTACCTTCAAACCAAGATGAAATCCTGACTGATTCACTCGGGAGTCGTAAAGCTCCTCTGAATGTGTGTTATtgttagcctggcatgccagccTGACCTCATAtgttacacacagagacagtctggTACCTGTATCTccgtgtatccctgagcatggagagacagtctggcgtgccaggctatgTTATTGTTGCAAACAGCCCatttgagtgttttcagtttatgtTTGATAACTGCCTCCAGGAACAGCACCTCTCGGTAAATCAGCCCCAAATTTAGAAAACAACTGAAGCCTGtcggacaaaaaaagaaaagtatcaAATAATCTAAATCGCTGGATGCTCTGCGACAGATGAGCCGGTGTGTTTGAGGCCTGTTCAGCCTCCAGAGGTCTGGATCCATCAGGACTTCtgactttcctgcttctttgGCTTCTTCCGCCTCGTGAACCGAGCCGAGCCTCTTTCTTCACGTTTCACATCGTCCGTGTTGAAGGcagattttcttcttcctcttcggTTGCAGCAGGACGGTGAACGGGTTGGAGTCCGGCGGTCTGCGGGCCATCACCGCCCCCCCTGCTGCCTCCTCGCCCGGACTGGTGCCGCTCGCCgtctgagccccccccccccccacgtctGGGTCCTGCTGTGATTCCGTCTGTATATTTAATGTTTCTGTATCTGCTGTTTGCTcacaaagactgaaaatgaccCCTCTTCTCTGTCAGATCACTTCCTCAGAGCACAAAGTCCTCTAGAAAAGGGAAATATGCAAATATCACCAGGTTTCTTCACAGCATACAcaaaaggactttttttttaatgaaacttgtgttttttttgctaCTTTAATTAGCAATAATGCTCCTGGTGGCTGTTACTGGAGGTGCAGGTTTACGGGACCAGGGTGTGATTCAGACAGAACTAATCGATCAGGGCGGCTTCAGCTGAAGAAAACTGAACCGATTCTGTTTTTATGCTCATTTGAACAGATTCTCACtaattatagagcatcttcctccctctaacatctagattatagagcatcttcctccctctaacatccagattatagagcatcttcctccactactTCTATATTCAGTAACTGGAAAAATAACCACTACTTGAGTAAATAAGATTCATTGATTCTCAGATTTACTGTCATATTTACAGTAAAGAGACACGTTTTCCCTGTAAGTTACTGTAAGTAACTAGTAACTTAGTTTTACCTGCTGTTTCCTGACATTACACTTTACTATAATCCAGCTGTGAACATATTGAGACAATGACGACGAaatgaagtcacttatttttcCTCCCCTACTTCAGTCAAAAAGTCACACATTTAAACACTGAATAGCGGTgtgtcacacgcacacacacacacacacacacacacacacacacacacacacttaaggACAAGACTCACTGACTGAGAGAAGACATGATAGTTTACGCTAACTCATCGTTACTAGTTACCGTTTAAACTAAAACTAACATTTCACATGTCAATAAAACAGCTTTGAGCacaacatgaggaaaaaaagcttttaaagctttttatttGAAGTAACTCCTTTATTTCTACAAAGAAAAACTATAACTGTAATCACTCTTTAATTAACAAGTTTCCTTCTTTTGTTCTGTCATCTTTctctattaaaaaaataaataaaaaaaatacatgtccCAGGAATGAATTAAAGAATTAtggtttttgtgtatttttccttTAATAGAAATCTAATAGTTGAACTCTGGGCTTAATTTAcattcaaaaacatttatttgaccTGCGTGTTTTTTCCTAAATGTAACTCTAACCCGGAGTGGGTCACACCCTGGTGGTAGCAGATGCCCTGAGAAGTGCCCCGCCTGCCCTGCCTGGGGGCATATACCCTGGGAAGTTGCCCCGCCTGCAGTTTGATGAGGAGTCTTTGTGTGAACTGACTGTACAGTATTGGTCATATTGATCGTCTTGGTTTGGAATGATTTTCACAGCAGGTTGTTCAGAAGaagcactttttcttttcccttcatGTGCAATACGTTCCGTCTGTCTgtgggttttatttatttcaggtttCTTTTGTAGcatgtttcaataaaaatatgtaCTCACTCTGTAATGAAGCTTTGTCGGCTCATTTGTACATTTCTGAAAAGATTTATGGCTGAAACATTAATTATTTTAacttttcaaatgtgaaaatctgCTAATTTCAAAGACTTCCTGTGCCGTTAGTGGGTACATTCTGTGAAGTAATGTTACTTTACCTTTAAACTACAGAAGTGTGGTTTAACATCTAACAGTCAGGACAAAGTCAAAGCAAAAcacagcgttagcattagcttatgAGCATTTGAGTAATAATGTGGTTGTTTACAGTACtgatggagcagcagagggcaggaGGCCTTTATTCTGAAGATGACAGTAGTGGTGGTAAAGCTATAGTAAAGCAATTGATGGGTGAAAattgacccttttttttttgtttagttttcactttattttagaggtgaggctatagtaagaccatcgactggtgaaaattgaaaaaatatttgttttttgataattttcactttacagccgaaatgagcaactgtgcagagattatgtcccgcgctaacgctccattgctgtggcacccccgctagtgcggcgacatcgtttggatctaaataacttctgaaggactccgagctgcacgatgtttgtctgagggagtatatgagcatgacacacctataaataaggtccaggtgtcaaaaaaccggagttgccctttaagccTCCTGCAACACCTTAACGCTACTTTATATAGTTCCTTTACTCAGAGTGAGCTTCTAGAGCTGGGGAGGCAGGCGGAGCAGATGTGCAAAGAGGTGACAGTTTATTCTGTTAAAGGTTTTTGATGAATCGATGCAACTTTTGAACATGTTTACAAGATGTTTTCATAGGAAATCCTGCTATTAACGCCATCAATACCAGAAATGATTAATCACGTTCATCTAACAAAATAGACTGTAGCAGCTCACGGTCTGCAGACTGTTGCAGAACTGTGAGTCAGCAATGCAGAACACGTCGTTGAAAAAGAAGGTTGAATCGAGTGAATTTTAATCCCAGAGAGTCAGAAACTGGCCGGACTAATAaaatcaaatgcaaaacagcacCAGAGTGTTGAAAGTGAATGTGAAATGGTGAGATGAAGGATGGAAggtggaaatgaaatgttcccAAAAGTCTTCAAGTGCTGCAGATAAAGTCAAAATGATGGGTTGAGTCGgcattttaatgtttacagtgtcctgttctgtgtgtgtgtgtgtgtgtgtgtggtttcattacaaaaatggCTAACAGCTCCAGCTAGtagcccaacatgaaaactgcatcattttcagtgtttctgtcgtttCTCACAATATTGCAtcataaatgtgaaacttttctgaaacgaaaacgctaaattgatgcgttttcactggaaagcTTATGGTGTAAATTACAAAAAGGCCTATTAAAAATTAGCAGTGTTGCAGATAAGTGAAGACGTGGAAATAATGTTCAGATAAAGTGTTCGAATAAATGCTGAATATTGAGTCAAACTCAAGTCTAACTTGAGtcaaaatttgtaaaataaaattcacatgaagctgaaaataaactggaaaCGATCTAATTAAAACTTGTCAGTTTCTGCAATTTAAGGTGAAATATTGAATTTGCAAACAAAAAGTTGGAATgtctttgaaatggaaaaaaattactAACAGCATGAATTTAATTTATGtatcagtttttattcacaaaAGGCAGATTACATAGACACAATCACAGTGCAGCTGGacagtaaaaaaacacaaccccAAGAGGATTGTGCCAGGAGAAGCAGCATGAGCTAGAGACGACCACAGCGGAACCTAGCAACCATTACCATGGCGATGGAAGTGCTCTCAGCTGACTTTGATGTCTTTAGCTTTCATGTCTACTGTTTACCCAGCGGTGTTGGACTCTGTTGTCACTCTTGTATCGAGTCACCGGAGAAGCAGCGAGCAGAGCGACAGAGAGCGAAGCAGCGAgcgacagagagcagagaagagtTAGAATCCAAAAGAATCCAACAGTTCcattttgtttgagaaacacgTTTGAGATATGACAGAATATCAGCATCCGAAAGGTAGAGGAAAATTTACCAAGAACCCTCGCGGGTTTGAAGGAATTCCTCCGGAACTTTTAAGCATGCGCGCTCATATCGACGAGCTCCTCGCGACACTGAAAGACCGCGAAATGACGATTCTGCAGTTGAagaatgaactgagggagagCACGCAGAAATCTGTGGatgttcctgaagttcagaggaaacagcaggagagTCAACACAGCTCAGacaagtcagtggaggaagaccaCAGGTTGACTGCAGTGTTGCcggagcagaaagaaaagacggGCAGGGCAGAGGCAGCGAGCCTcagccagcagcacagcagagacctGCAAAGAGACGTGACCGAACTGAAGGGGAGGATTACAGACTCAGGCCATATTGTGTCCAGTTATATGACAGAAAATGGGAGACTGGCAGAAAAACAGGGTCGTCGGGGTGGAGGAAGATTTACCAAAAACAGCCGCTGGTATAAAGGAAACCCTCCTGAGTTTTCAGACATGCGCGCTCATATCGATGAGCTTACTGCGACACTGAAAGACCGCGAAATGACGATTCTGCAGTTGAagaatgaactgagggagagCACGCAGAAATCTGTGGatgttcctgaagttcagacggAACAGCAGGAGAGTCAACACAGCCCAGacaagtcagtggaggaagaccaCAGGTTGACTGTAGTGTTGccggagcagaaggagaagacgaccacagcagaggcagacagcctcagccagcagcacagcagagacctGCAAAGAGAAGAGACTGAACTGAAGGAGAAGATTAGGGACTCGGACCATATAGTGTCTAGTAATATGACAGAAAATGGGAGACCCTATGTAAAGGCAGAAAACCAGCGAGCTCGCGGTAGAGGAAGATTTTCAGAAAAACGTCGCTGGAATGAAGGAATTCCTCCTGAAATTTTAGACATGCGCGCTCATATCGATGAGCTCATCGCGACAGTGAAAGACCGCGAGATGACGATTctgcagatgaaaaatgaacagAGGGAGAGGACACAGAAATCTGTGGAGGTTCCGGAAGTTCAGACCCAACAACCAGAGACACCAGACGAGTCAGTGAAGGAAGAACTCGACAGGATGGCTGCACTGTtgcaggagcagaaggagaagacGACCAGAGCTGAGGCAGACAGCCTCAGCcaccagcagcacatcacagacCTGGAAAGAGAAGTGACCGAGCTGAAGGGGAAGATTAGAGACTCAGACCATACTATGTCTAGTTATGTGACAGAAAATGGGAGACTCTATCAAATGCTCCAGAACACGTCTGCACTGCTGGCAGACAGAgcacagctggagctccaaaaAGAGGAGGAGTGGACAATGAGGCTCGGAGCTCTTgaagagaagctggagcaggaggtgaaggagagaaagaggatggaggaagagaagaaggcCTCGTTGGCTGATCAAATGTCCCTCCAGAACGAGAGGGACTCCCTCCAGGCTGAGAAGATCAGATTAGAGGAGGCCAACAGAGTTTTATTAGAGACAGTCCTggccaagaaaaagaaaaaaagaggcttctggaggcattttggcaaaaacaaacacagcagagagaagaagggaGAGCATGTGGAGAAAAAGAATGTTGCCTCCGAAGAGACAAAGGATCTCTGTGGCAATAGGACTGTATTAGTCCATGTGAAAAATACTGCTGGAATTGATGAtttgaaaacagctgagagcACCATCGCAGCTTCGGAGACTGTGGAgctcaaagagaagaaaaaacgaAAAGTATCGGAGGCGCTGGTGAAAACGCAGGACGACCAGAGGGACCATGACAGCAGGCACAAGGGTTTCTGGCACAGATTGTTTCGTAGAAGGAAGACGTGTGACCTCGATCAATAAGAAGCTGCTGTGGGACCCGTCACTTCTATCGTCCAAAgcaggaagtttgggggggctGGGGGTTGCGATACCCTGGCTGGAGAACCAGAAAGACaagataaaaaaagagagaaaaagaaagacaaagaaaaaattataggaagaaagacaaaaaaaagagagcagcagaaaaaaaataaacatttacatgaGGGGGCTAGATgggtgggagggggtgggggttgtaATACCCTGGCTCCGAGGGTATAAAGATGGAGcacaggtgggggggggtccaTAGGTTGCACGATCACGCAGATCTTTAATCTCTCagcactcttcatattctgcatgtggtgaagcagaaaaaaaagagagaaaaagaaagacaaagaaaaattataggaagaaagacaaaaaaagagagcagcagaaaaaaaaaaaaaacatttaaacccaTTTTAcactgtctgtgtttctgattCAACAGATTCCCAAGCGATCCAACAGCTCCATTGAGAGAAGTTTAATCAAACACTGTGACGTCGCCTGGTGGAACAGCCGGGGCGCCAACCTGGAGACAGGCCTGGCCACGCGAGCACCTGGTGGCCCGGCCTAAAACCATGTAATGATAGTGTTGGTGTTGATTTTACGGGTTAAAAATGTACTTAATTCAagattttactgttaaaaaaaaagtatagttTAAAAACAAGGTTAACCTCAAAATttctattagaaaaaaatatttctatgaTAAAATACTGGAAGCTGTGATTGCAAGAAGTATGAAAAATGTggccattttaatgttttagcGTATTATTTTACCATACCATGTTTCACATGATCAGCTTGATTTCTTTAATACAAAAGTTAATGAACAACACTCGAATATTCATGGAATTAAGCCAAATATAATTTGTTGGTCACCTGatggcattattattatttttattttaatgttttcagggTTGATCCAAAACGAAAGTCCAGTGAGATCTGTGGTATAAAGCAGATGAGCAGTTTGGAGATACATTTATAATTActttttatcatgttttatcACTGATTTGTATTGACTTCTGCCGTTTGCGGCAGAAGAATAAGTTgattaataaaattaaacccgggacccagtgtgtgtgtgtgtgtgtgtgtgtgtgtgtgtgtgtgtgtgtgtgtgtgcgcacgccccccctttttttttctcagcacccCCTGGTGAAAATAAGTTCCCTCGGCTATGCTCATGGATGTTAACACTaaagccttacctccaaaataaagcgaaaattatcatttttttctaaactttcactcatggatggtcttactatagccttacctccaaagtaaagtgaaaatttatatatttttttcaattttcactcagcCTTCCCTCcagaataaagtgaaaatttttcgcacaaaaaaaaaagtttttttttttttttttcaattttcactcatggatggtcttactatagcctcagtggaaaaaaatagatttaagCTTCAGTTAAAAACGGGAGCTAAGGCCTCGTGCAATTGCCTTTTTTTATGTTACTGtcaattaaaggggctgtatcatgcttttttagctattgcaaaccctagaaatgtcactaac
This genomic window contains:
- the LOC115393631 gene encoding nuclear distribution protein nudE-like 1-B isoform X2, translated to MEMDMIPKFSSKDEEIDFWKGLSLKYKKSCQEAHEELLEFQEGSRELEAELEAQLGQAEHRLKDLQSENQRLKNEVENLKEKLEQQYSQSYKQISGLEDDLGQTRSIKEQLHKYVRELEQSNDDLERAKRATIVSLENFEQRLNQAIERNAFLESELDEKESLLVSVQRLKDEARDLRQELAVRERQADVSRMSAPSSPTQDGVKTDSAVQASLSLPATPLSKGLDNAFANPTVLSNGYGSNSPLTPSARISALNIVSDLLRKVGALESKLAACRNFAKDQKARKAFALDNSNALNANTSSYRPALHNAYFDTATVNGLESGGLRAITAPPAASSPGLVPLAV
- the LOC115393631 gene encoding nuclear distribution protein nudE-like 1-B isoform X1, yielding MEMDMIPKFSSKDEEIDFWKGLSLKYKKSCQEAHEELLEFQEGSRELEAELEAQLGQAEHRLKDLQSENQRLKNEVENLKEKLEQQYSQSYKQISGLEDDLGQTRSIKEQLHKYVRELEQSNDDLERAKRATIVSLENFEQRLNQAIERNAFLESELDEKESLLVSVQRLKDEARDLRQELAVRERQADVSRMSAPSSPTQDGVKTDSAVQASLSLPATPLSKGLDNAFANPTVLSNGYGSNSPLTPSARISALNIVSDLLRKVGALESKLAACRNFAKDQKARKAFALDNSNALNANTSSYRPALHNAYFDTARTVNGLESGGLRAITAPPAASSPGLVPLAV